TCAACTCCGTACTCTATGGCCTTGTTGACAGATTGCACCGCGCTTTCGACTACCGCATCTACGGTTATGTCATCGGCGCTCTTGGGGTTCTTGCTTCTTGTGTTGTCGTCCATGAGCTTCGTTAGTACCGTCTGGTCAAGCGAGCCCCAGTTGACGCCTATCCTCACCGGCTTGCCGTAGTCCTTTGCGACGTCCAGTATTGCCTTGAAGTTGTCATCGTGCTTTTCCCCGAATCCAACGTTCCCGGGGTTTATCCTGTACTTGTCAAGCGCATCCGCGCATTCCGGCACCTCCTTGAGCAGCTGGTGGCCGTTGTAGTGAAAATCCCCAATAAGCGGTATGCTGTATCCCAAGTCGTCAAGCTCCTTCCTTATGCCCTTTACGGCCTTTGCCATCCGCAGGTTCTGCACCGTGAACCTCACCAGCTCCGAGCCAGCCTTGTATAGCTCTATTATCTGCGCAACAGTGGTATTCACGTCCCCTGTATCTGTGTTGGTCATGCTCTGCACGGCAACAGGGTGCTGCGAGCCTATGTACATGTCCCTGACCCTCACCTGCAGGCTCCTCCTCCTAGGGAGCCAGTTGGATTCCCCCGGTTTCTGCATCTCAAGAATCATAACATCAACCCTTTTCCTGCACTCTGTAAAGCTCGTAGGGCATGGTGAACTTCATGTTCTCCCTTATTACTTCGAGCTCCTGCACGGCAGCACCCTCATTCCTGAACCTGTCGGCCATCTCCTGCACTATGTGCTCCGGTGCGCTCGCCCCTGCCGATATGCCAAGTACTTTCTTGCCCTCGAGCCATTCCTCCTTTATCTCGCTGCCGTTGTCTATGAGGTAGGCGTCTATCCCAGCCATCTTTGCGGTGTCTACAAGCCTGTTCGAATTGGAGGAGTTCCTGCTTCCGACTACCAGTATTATGTCGCACTGCTTTGCCGCCTGCTTTATTGCGGCCTGCCTGTTGGTAGTGGCATAGCATATGTCGTCCGACGGCGGCGCCTTTATCCCCTTGAATCTGCCCTTCAGCGCCGCTATCACAGCCCTGCATTCGTCTATGGAAAGCGTTGTCTGCGTAAGGTATACCAGCTTATCAGGGTCCTTCGGATTCAATTTTGCAACCTCATCCGGCGTCTCCACTATCTGCGTGATGTCGGGCCTTATGCCCATGACCCCTACCGCTTCCGGATGGCCCCTGTGGCCTATGTATATTATCTCCTTGCCCTCCCTTGCGAACCTCTCGACCTCTATGTGTATCTTTGTCACAAGCGGGCATGTTGCGTCTATCGTGGTAAGATTCCTGGATTTCGCCTGCTCCCTGACCTTGGGCGCTATCCCGTGCGCCGAAAATATGCATATGCTCCCTTCCGGTATCTCGGACACCTCTTCCACGAATATCGCGCCCTTGGAGCGGAGCGCGTCGCACACCGTCTTGTTGTGGACTATCTCATGCTTCACGTATATCGGCGCGCCGAAGGCTGCAAGAGCCTCCTCGACCGTGTTTACGGCACGGTCCACTCCCG
This portion of the Candidatus Micrarchaeota archaeon genome encodes:
- the ispH gene encoding 4-hydroxy-3-methylbut-2-enyl diphosphate reductase; the protein is MVEKVLLIGPRGFCAGVDRAVNTVEEALAAFGAPIYVKHEIVHNKTVCDALRSKGAIFVEEVSEIPEGSICIFSAHGIAPKVREQAKSRNLTTIDATCPLVTKIHIEVERFAREGKEIIYIGHRGHPEAVGVMGIRPDITQIVETPDEVAKLNPKDPDKLVYLTQTTLSIDECRAVIAALKGRFKGIKAPPSDDICYATTNRQAAIKQAAKQCDIILVVGSRNSSNSNRLVDTAKMAGIDAYLIDNGSEIKEEWLEGKKVLGISAGASAPEHIVQEMADRFRNEGAAVQELEVIRENMKFTMPYELYRVQEKG